The genomic DNA TCTCTTCTTAAGGTATTCTCCACATTGGCTAATTGATTAGACCGCTTCTGTAATTCCTGCATCCTCCTCATTATCGCATGAAGGCTGACAGAAAAAATACATAAAAAGGCTAGTATCAAAAACGGTGCCAACTGGTAAAAAGAAATCAAAATCACACCAAGGGAAAGCAAAGATACGTAATATATCCCACTATTCTTCCATTCAATTTTCTTGTTAACCATATAGCTGCTGAGCAATGATGTTCCATACAAAGAAACCACAGAGGCGATTACGCCGGTATAAAACGTAAGACTGCCATATGGTATATTGCCAGTTAACAAATTAATTATTCCCATAACGATGAGCAAAAGCACCCATTTAAACCAAAAAAGCCAATGGCGCCACGTCTCATTGGGGTGGAGAATGATCTGTGTAACGGCAACGGCCAGCATGATAAATGAGGCTTGAACAACCGGATAATGAAAAGCCATAATCCCGGCAAGAATTGGAAGTAATGATAATCCCTGAACTATTTCAATTCTAAAACCCCCCCCCGTTAAAAACAGGCAAATTAAGTATAACAATAAATACATCCAGGTTTCCTGCCAACCGAAAATAATCGTGGAGGCTCCAAACAATCCGCCAACCGCTAACAACACAATCATGTACCTTGCACGACTTGAAGCTAAAGACCCCACCTTAATTAGCCCCTTTCCGTAAGGTCTCAATGATTTGAAACAATCCCACCGTGTTAAGAAGTTCAGATATATTCTCATTGGCATTTTCGAGGCTGACAGTAAAACCCTTTTCCTGTGACAGGCGAACGATTTGAAGAATGGCACCAATCCCGCTTGAATCGATGAATTCAAGCCCGGCCATATCAAGGACCAATTCAGAGATACCGGAAAGTTTTTCCGTCTGACTGTTAAAAGTATCCACGGTGGAGATGTCCAATACGCCTTCTAAACTGAGCCTTACAGTCTTTCCTTCCAAACGGGATTTTACGTTAAGCATAATGTACCCTCTCCTCTTTAAGAGCCGTAATATTGTTGGTAGCTACCTTTTCATGCGTATCAACCAAGTTAATCTCTAACACGATGGTTGTGCCTCGGGGACCGGTACTTAGGAAAATGCGATCCATCGTCTTTAGAAGTAAGGTGAATCCCCATCCCGCAGAATGCTTGGTCGAGTATCCGGCCATCAGAGTTGTCCTGGGAAGTTCGGATAAGTCTATAC from Carboxydothermus pertinax includes the following:
- a CDS encoding STAS domain-containing protein, whose protein sequence is MLNVKSRLEGKTVRLSLEGVLDISTVDTFNSQTEKLSGISELVLDMAGLEFIDSSGIGAILQIVRLSQEKGFTVSLENANENISELLNTVGLFQIIETLRKGAN